The Magnolia sinica isolate HGM2019 chromosome 10, MsV1, whole genome shotgun sequence genome includes a window with the following:
- the LOC131258013 gene encoding F-box/FBD/LRR-repeat protein At1g13570-like isoform X2, with translation MEASNPQHMMEMDRVQFRNLDMISHLPPNVIDVILMCLPLRDAVRTSILSRNWRYKWATIPHLTFDKRSVPSSVDDYSDLDELELVNSKLVNAIDQVLLLHRGPVHEFKCQNYLESCPAIDRWILLLSGHGVKSFTLDLLPGEQYKVPSCLFHYKNLIQLKLSRCIFKPPSKFEGFPSLKILHLQNVTIDNSFEDLISKFPFLVALTLREFDGLTRLKIRGPKLLFFDISGKLKYLCFENIPLVATARIQMTSSNNYKKSKESNLIKVLGWLHGVKRLSLEGFLLQFLAAGYVPKRLPTTYNCLKNLTLTINFLNLDDLLVALCLCRSSPNLHELCIMAHSMSATRTPDESFWEVQEHLDGLFANLRIVTVTNVSGFGEMDFVEYVLANALLLEKMNIMINEMMAREKASIFQQLMGFQRASSQARIIFLGLNKK, from the exons ATGGAGGCATCAAATCCTCAACACATGATGGAGATGGACCGAGTCCAATTTCGAAACTTGGATATGATCAGCCACCTTCCACCAAATGTCATTGATGTCATTCTCATGTGCTTGCCTTTGAGAGATGCAGTGAGGACAAGCATCTTATCGCGTAACTGGAggtacaaatgggccacaattccACATCTGACATTTGACAAGCGAAGTGTACCATCTTCAGTCGATGATTATTCAGATTTAGATGAGCTTGAGCTTGTGAACTCTAAGCTCGTGAATGCTATTGATCAAGTTCTCTTACTACATAGAGGTCCAGTTCATGAGTTCAAGTGCcaaaattacctagaaagctgcCCCGCCATCGATCGATGGATACTTCTCCTATCAGGTCATGGTGTGAAGAGTTTCACGCTCGATCTTTTGCCAGGCGAGCAGTATAAGGTGCCTTCTTGTCTATTCCACTACAAAAACCTTATTCAACTGAAGTTATCCCGTTGCATCTTCAAACCGCCTAGCAAGTTCGAAGGCTTTCCTAGTCTCAAGATCCTACATCTTCAAAACGTTACCATTGACAACTCATTCGAAGACTTGATTTCTAAATTCCCTTTTCTTGTGGCATTGACACTGAGGGAGTTTGACGGTCTCACTCGTCTTAAAATTCGAGGCCCCAAGCTCCTGTTCTTTGATATCAGTGGTAAATTAAAATATCTCTGTTTTGAAAATATCCCACTTGTAGCAACTGCACGCATTCAAATGACATCATCAAATAATTACAAGAAAAGCAAGGAGTCCAATTTGATCAAGGTTCTTGGATGGCTACATGGTGTAAAGCGGCTCTCTCTTGAAGGTTTTCTTCTACAG TTTTTAGCTGCAGGTTATGTACCAAAGAGACTTCCAACTACATATAATTGTCTAAAGAATCTGACGTTGACCATAAATTTCCTAAATCTGGATGATTTATTGGTGGCTCTTTGCTTATGTAGAAGCTCTCCTAACTTGCATGAACTCTGCATCATG GCCCACTCAATGAGTGCTACTAGAACGCCCGATGAGAGTTTTTGGGAAGTGCAAGAACATTTGGATGGCTTGTTCGCAAACCTAAGGATTGTGACGGTAACCAACGTCAGTGGCTTCGGGGAAATGGATTTTGTAGAGTATGTACTTGCCAATGCACTGTTGCTGGAGAAGATGAATATTATGATTAACGAAATGATGGCCCGTGAAAAAGCAAGTATTTTCCAACAATTGATGGGTTTTCAAAGAGCTTCATCACAAGCCAGGATCATATTCTTGGGCCTCAACAAAAAGTAG